In one window of Tellurirhabdus rosea DNA:
- a CDS encoding RagB/SusD family nutrient uptake outer membrane protein — protein MRSNIAKTITKALLCGTVLLGPVGCSDFLDEQPPSNLQPNDFFTIPDHAEAGLAAVYADTRFFGGGAGIFSSNWQLLEAMTGTSTTETAQNSDLNNLYSLSHDGNTAHIVNYWNGLYRVIANANLVLDRVPAITPMPEAQKTKILGEARFLRAWAYFTAVRLWGDIPLITKPQTATSEDFLPPRTPQEQVYNLIVEDLKAAEAAGLPWMDASGRVNLAAVKTQLAKVYLTMAGFPLSKGASHYKLAADKALEVITYANANPASINLFPTYEDVHRESLKNRTEHLFQLQYNAVVAGNPMDNFYGNFKPINFNGPTGTGSSIPTLSFYNSYEPGDLRAKDQDGYFYTTYFTNGTGARFELGRPYVFKHFNRTSNGTQGVAGTRNNNLNVPQIRYAETLLIFAEAQNEVGGPTAEAVQALKRIRDRAQLTTPALGTFTQNSFREAVWRERWYEFCYEQITWFDMVRLRKVFNETTKGFDNFVGHVNLSTNKALEAKHLLLPLPRPEMLNNPNLKTQNPGYPN, from the coding sequence ATGCGATCCAACATTGCAAAAACTATAACCAAGGCGTTGCTGTGCGGAACCGTTCTGCTCGGTCCCGTTGGTTGTTCGGACTTCCTGGACGAACAGCCGCCCTCGAACCTGCAGCCTAACGATTTCTTTACCATTCCTGACCATGCCGAAGCAGGACTGGCCGCCGTTTACGCCGACACCCGTTTCTTCGGCGGTGGGGCCGGTATCTTCTCGTCGAACTGGCAGTTGCTCGAAGCCATGACGGGAACATCGACCACCGAAACGGCGCAGAACTCGGACCTCAATAACCTGTATAGCCTCTCGCACGATGGCAATACGGCGCATATTGTGAACTACTGGAACGGCCTGTATCGGGTTATTGCCAACGCCAACCTCGTACTCGACCGCGTGCCGGCAATCACGCCGATGCCCGAAGCGCAGAAAACCAAAATTCTGGGTGAAGCTCGCTTCCTGCGGGCATGGGCTTACTTCACAGCGGTACGTTTGTGGGGCGATATTCCTCTGATCACGAAGCCCCAAACGGCTACGTCGGAGGACTTCCTGCCCCCGCGCACGCCGCAGGAACAGGTGTACAACCTGATCGTGGAAGACCTGAAAGCGGCAGAAGCGGCCGGTCTGCCGTGGATGGATGCAAGCGGACGCGTAAACCTGGCGGCGGTGAAAACCCAGCTGGCCAAGGTGTACCTGACCATGGCGGGCTTCCCCCTGAGCAAAGGTGCCTCGCACTACAAGCTGGCAGCCGACAAGGCACTGGAGGTAATCACCTACGCCAACGCCAACCCCGCTTCGATCAACCTCTTCCCGACCTACGAGGACGTACACCGCGAAAGCCTGAAAAACCGGACGGAGCACCTGTTCCAGCTTCAGTACAACGCCGTGGTAGCGGGTAACCCGATGGATAACTTCTACGGAAACTTTAAACCCATCAACTTCAACGGCCCTACGGGTACGGGTAGCTCGATTCCGACGCTGTCGTTCTATAACTCGTACGAACCCGGCGACCTCCGGGCGAAGGACCAGGATGGATACTTCTACACGACCTACTTCACCAACGGAACCGGAGCCCGGTTTGAGTTGGGCCGTCCGTACGTGTTCAAGCACTTCAACCGGACTTCAAACGGAACGCAGGGTGTTGCCGGAACGCGTAACAACAACCTCAACGTGCCGCAGATCCGCTATGCCGAAACGCTGCTGATTTTTGCCGAAGCGCAAAATGAAGTCGGCGGCCCGACGGCCGAAGCGGTTCAGGCCCTGAAGCGCATTCGCGACCGGGCACAACTGACGACCCCTGCCCTCGGCACCTTTACGCAGAACAGCTTCCGTGAGGCCGTTTGGCGTGAGCGCTGGTACGAGTTCTGCTACGAGCAGATCACCTGGTTCGACATGGTTCGCCTGCGGAAAGTGTTCAACGAAACCACCAAAGGGTTTGACAACTTTGTGGGTCACGTCAACCTGAGCACCAACAAGGCGCTGGAGGCCAAGCACCTGCTGCTGCCCCTGCCCCGTCCGGAAATGCTCAACAACCCGAATCTGAAAACCCAGAATCCGGGCTATCCGAATTAA
- a CDS encoding endonuclease/exonuclease/phosphatase family protein, with protein MNIVFRLLNLLTRFLGSILWSLNLLLFLYTLLVYYLCYSLQTEHWVAGIMMMSLPVAWALNVLCIFFWLLVRRPYRSLLSLVTMVAGLPFWPRTFAFHQPENPPAAQPVLRVMSYNVSGFNKYDVNMTQHPDQARPMIEWIVNDTSDVKCFQEYYNQSESVLFSVTRKLERAGYRYYSFLEQKNTPYGEKFVGCALFSRLPILDRGSLSFDPKHNGFNGFVWADVKTRTDTVRVFSVHLESMGIRVKRITEAEGASTAKKEARGIIRSLREGFTLRRDQVRILEEHIGRSPHPVIVCGDFNDTPYSVVYGRLRRQLSNAFESAGWGVDFSYHKPPGFIRIDNQFYDSRSLNALSFATLKEYNFSDHYPIIGAYAVKNEGDSGSRQTGSLSSRP; from the coding sequence ATGAATATCGTTTTTCGACTCCTGAATTTGCTGACGCGGTTTCTGGGTTCCATTTTATGGTCATTGAATCTGCTCCTTTTTCTATACACCCTGCTGGTTTACTACCTCTGTTATTCGCTCCAGACCGAACACTGGGTGGCGGGAATTATGATGATGTCGCTGCCGGTGGCCTGGGCGCTTAACGTGCTCTGCATCTTTTTCTGGCTGCTGGTCCGGCGGCCCTACCGCAGTCTGCTCTCGCTGGTCACGATGGTCGCCGGTTTGCCTTTCTGGCCCCGCACCTTTGCCTTTCACCAGCCCGAAAACCCGCCGGCCGCCCAGCCGGTGCTGCGCGTGATGAGCTACAATGTATCGGGGTTCAACAAATACGACGTCAACATGACGCAGCACCCGGACCAGGCCCGCCCGATGATCGAATGGATTGTGAACGATACCTCGGATGTGAAGTGCTTTCAGGAGTATTACAACCAGAGCGAGTCCGTGCTCTTCAGCGTCACGCGGAAGCTCGAACGGGCCGGTTACCGCTACTATTCGTTTCTGGAGCAGAAAAACACGCCCTACGGCGAAAAATTTGTCGGCTGCGCGCTTTTCTCCCGTCTCCCGATTCTGGACCGGGGAAGCCTCAGCTTCGATCCAAAGCACAACGGCTTCAACGGGTTTGTCTGGGCCGACGTAAAGACCCGGACCGACACCGTGCGGGTTTTCAGCGTCCACCTCGAATCGATGGGCATCCGGGTCAAGCGCATCACCGAGGCGGAGGGCGCCTCTACGGCCAAAAAGGAAGCGCGGGGCATTATCCGGAGTCTGCGGGAAGGATTTACGCTGCGCCGGGATCAGGTGCGGATTCTGGAGGAACACATCGGCCGGAGCCCGCATCCGGTCATTGTCTGCGGCGATTTCAACGATACGCCCTACAGCGTGGTGTACGGCCGGCTGCGGCGGCAGCTCAGCAATGCCTTCGAATCGGCGGGCTGGGGCGTTGATTTTTCGTACCACAAGCCGCCCGGCTTTATTCGTATCGACAACCAGTTCTACGATTCCCGGAGTCTGAACGCCCTTTCGTTTGCCACGCTGAAAGAATATAACTTCTCCGACCACTACCCCATCATCGGTGCCTATGCGGTGAAGAACGAAGGCGATTCCGGGAGCCGCCAGACCGGGTCATTGTCGAGCCGCCCGTAA
- the nusA gene encoding transcription termination factor NusA: MDSGVLIESFSDFARSKNIDRPTMIKILEDVFRTMIRKKFGTDENFDVIINAESGDLEMWRTREIVDDNSEDIWDFDKIPLAEARRIQPDFEVGEQVAELVKLEDFGRRIVQTARQTLIQKIKDLEKELLYEKYKNQVGDLINAEVYQILKSEVILHDQEENELSLPKTEQISKDRYRKGETIKAVIHRVEMNNGTPKIVLSRTSPVFLERLFENEIPEIYDGLISIRKIVREPGERAKVAVESYDDRIDPVGACVGMKGSRIHSIVRELNNENIDVINYTENLELLISRALSPAKISSMQIDRDAKRVSVFLKPDQVSLAIGKGGQNIKLAGRLVGMEIDVFRDVEGQEDDEDIDLSEFNDEIEDWMIDELRKVGLDTAKSVLARSKEELVRMTDLEEDTIEEILAVLRQEFE; encoded by the coding sequence ATGGACAGCGGAGTATTGATAGAGTCGTTTTCCGACTTTGCCCGTTCGAAAAATATTGACCGGCCCACGATGATCAAGATTCTGGAAGATGTCTTCCGGACGATGATTCGCAAGAAATTTGGAACGGACGAAAACTTCGATGTGATCATCAACGCCGAAAGCGGAGACCTCGAAATGTGGCGCACCCGCGAGATCGTCGATGATAACTCGGAGGACATCTGGGATTTTGACAAAATTCCCCTGGCCGAAGCCCGGCGAATCCAGCCGGACTTTGAAGTGGGCGAACAGGTGGCCGAACTGGTGAAGCTGGAAGACTTCGGGCGGCGGATCGTGCAGACGGCCCGCCAGACGCTGATTCAGAAAATTAAGGACCTGGAGAAGGAGCTTCTGTACGAAAAATACAAGAATCAGGTTGGCGACCTGATTAACGCGGAAGTTTATCAGATTCTCAAGAGTGAAGTGATCCTGCATGATCAGGAGGAAAACGAGTTAAGTCTGCCGAAAACCGAACAGATATCAAAAGACCGTTACCGCAAGGGCGAAACCATTAAGGCGGTGATTCACCGCGTAGAGATGAACAACGGCACGCCGAAGATCGTCCTCTCGCGCACCTCACCGGTTTTCCTGGAACGCCTGTTTGAAAACGAGATTCCCGAAATTTATGACGGGCTGATCTCAATCCGTAAAATTGTCCGTGAGCCGGGCGAACGCGCAAAAGTGGCCGTAGAGTCGTACGACGACCGGATCGACCCCGTAGGCGCGTGCGTCGGGATGAAGGGTTCCCGCATTCACAGCATTGTGCGCGAACTGAACAACGAGAACATCGACGTCATTAACTACACCGAAAACCTCGAACTGCTGATCTCGCGGGCCCTGAGCCCGGCCAAGATCAGCTCGATGCAGATCGACCGCGACGCCAAGCGCGTTTCGGTGTTCCTCAAGCCGGACCAGGTTTCCCTGGCCATCGGTAAAGGCGGCCAGAATATCAAACTGGCCGGGCGGTTAGTCGGGATGGAAATCGACGTCTTCCGCGATGTGGAAGGTCAGGAGGACGATGAAGACATCGATCTGTCAGAATTCAATGACGAGATCGAAGACTGGATGATTGACGAACTCCGCAAGGTGGGTCTCGATACGGCCAAGAGTGTGCTGGCTCGTTCGAAGGAAGAACTCGTCCGGATGACCGATCTGGAAGAGGACACAATCGAGGAGATACTGGCGGTTCTGCGTCAGGAATTTGAATGA
- the infB gene encoding translation initiation factor IF-2 → MNPNAKISFNQLEILAKDYKNTELLTKAATPPPPRPEPAIAVVEPPKPSEARPAETRPAEVRPAPAPQPQAVQPAPRPAEPVKTEAPRPAATQPAAPQPVATPPAEARPVEARPAPEVKAEPAPAPAPAPRPVEAEAARPTPAPQPENRPAPQPTAAQPPVTPPAPKPAETPAPAPVAKTEAPAPKPQETESGDTSRPTVPGLKILGKIDLSQNRPSDQRRPEQQRPQGGRDNGPRNDRNGGPRENGPRGGDNRDGGSRDGGQRNFGQRPNENRPQQNRPEGQNQGPRPERQPENRPAPQPTAAQPPVTPPAPTPEAIEPELVRAQGEKLQGLRVLGKIELPVERKNNGGGSNDNREKRKRKRMRVPATGQPGTPGQGGPQGERQGGGQRDGGPREGQRSPDNRDGGQRDGQRNTGPRDGQRDNRNQPGGQPGQGQGGNRPAQNRPGGPQGQGNNAGNRPAGTGSTSNNNNRKGGERRERREEPTEREVRDQIKATNLRMAGGKSNRGADRRRDRRAERADRERERLELEQEDAKVLKVTEFVSANDLASLMDVSINEVIATCMSLGMFVSINQRLDAEAITVIADEFGYDVQFVSAEEEIEAGLVETEDAPEDLLLRAPIVTIMGHVDHGKTSLLDYIRRTKVAAGEAGGITQHIGAYSVQTDDGRPITFLDTPGHEAFTAMRARGAKVTDVVIIVIAADDSVMPQTREAINHAQVAGVPIVFAFSKVDKPGADTERIRQELAQMNMLVEEWGGKYQTQEISSKSGLGINDLLDKVLLEAELLDLKANPNKRAVGTVIEASLDKGRGYVTTMLVQSGTLRISDVVLVGAHFGRIRAMTDSFGKRLKEAGPSTPVQVLGLPGAPQAGDRFNVMETEREAREIANKREQLLREQSLRTRKHITLEEIGRRKAIGSFKELNVIVKGDVDGSVEALSDSLLKLSTEEVQVNIIHKAVGQISESDVLLASASDAIVLGFQVRPSANARKLAEQEQIEIRLYSIIYDAINEVRDAMEGLLAPTTEEVIVGNIEVREVFKISKIGTVAGCYVTDGLIKRNNKIRVIRDFIVVHTGEISALKRFKDDVNEVRNGYECGMSIKNFNDLQVGDTIESFELKEVKRTL, encoded by the coding sequence ATGAATCCCAATGCCAAGATTTCCTTCAATCAGCTGGAAATCCTGGCAAAGGACTATAAAAACACGGAACTGCTGACGAAAGCCGCTACTCCGCCGCCCCCGCGGCCGGAGCCGGCTATTGCTGTGGTTGAGCCGCCGAAGCCTTCCGAGGCCCGGCCCGCCGAAACGCGGCCTGCCGAGGTCCGTCCGGCTCCGGCTCCACAGCCCCAGGCGGTTCAGCCCGCTCCGCGCCCGGCTGAACCCGTAAAAACAGAAGCGCCCCGGCCCGCGGCCACTCAACCCGCTGCACCGCAGCCCGTTGCAACGCCACCCGCCGAGGCCCGGCCTGTTGAGGCCCGTCCGGCTCCGGAGGTAAAAGCCGAGCCTGCTCCAGCTCCCGCCCCGGCTCCCCGGCCGGTCGAAGCTGAAGCCGCCCGTCCGACACCGGCTCCGCAGCCCGAAAACCGTCCGGCACCGCAGCCGACCGCTGCCCAGCCGCCGGTGACCCCGCCTGCACCCAAACCCGCGGAAACGCCCGCCCCGGCACCCGTTGCCAAAACGGAAGCCCCCGCGCCGAAACCGCAGGAAACGGAGTCGGGTGATACGTCTCGCCCAACGGTGCCGGGATTGAAAATTCTCGGAAAAATCGACCTGAGTCAGAACCGTCCGTCGGACCAGCGCCGCCCCGAGCAGCAACGGCCGCAGGGTGGCCGGGACAACGGCCCGCGCAACGACCGCAACGGCGGCCCGCGCGAAAACGGACCCCGTGGCGGTGATAACCGCGACGGCGGATCGCGCGACGGCGGCCAGCGGAACTTTGGTCAGCGGCCGAACGAAAATCGTCCGCAGCAAAACCGTCCGGAAGGCCAGAATCAGGGACCGCGTCCCGAACGCCAGCCCGAAAACCGTCCGGCACCGCAGCCGACCGCTGCCCAGCCGCCGGTAACTCCGCCCGCACCCACGCCGGAAGCCATTGAACCGGAACTGGTTCGCGCTCAGGGCGAAAAGCTGCAGGGCCTTCGGGTTCTTGGAAAAATCGAACTGCCGGTCGAACGCAAAAACAACGGCGGTGGCTCCAACGACAACCGCGAGAAACGCAAACGCAAACGGATGCGTGTGCCCGCAACCGGCCAGCCCGGCACTCCCGGACAGGGAGGCCCGCAGGGTGAACGCCAGGGCGGCGGACAACGCGACGGCGGACCCCGCGAAGGTCAGCGCAGCCCCGACAACCGCGACGGCGGACAACGCGATGGTCAGCGGAATACCGGACCCCGTGATGGCCAGCGCGACAACCGGAACCAGCCGGGCGGACAGCCCGGTCAGGGACAGGGCGGCAACCGTCCGGCACAGAACCGCCCCGGTGGTCCGCAGGGACAGGGAAACAATGCAGGTAACCGGCCAGCCGGTACCGGAAGCACCAGCAATAACAACAACCGCAAAGGGGGTGAACGCCGCGAACGCCGCGAGGAACCGACCGAGCGCGAAGTACGGGACCAGATCAAGGCGACCAACCTCCGCATGGCCGGTGGGAAGTCCAACCGGGGTGCTGACCGCCGCCGCGACCGCCGGGCCGAACGGGCTGACCGCGAGCGCGAACGCCTTGAACTGGAACAGGAAGACGCAAAAGTACTGAAGGTGACCGAGTTCGTCTCGGCCAACGACCTGGCGTCGCTCATGGACGTTTCGATCAACGAGGTCATTGCGACCTGTATGAGCCTCGGGATGTTCGTGTCGATCAACCAGCGCCTGGACGCCGAAGCCATCACGGTGATTGCCGATGAATTTGGCTACGACGTGCAGTTTGTGTCGGCGGAAGAAGAAATCGAAGCTGGCCTGGTTGAGACCGAAGACGCACCGGAAGACCTCCTGCTGCGCGCTCCGATCGTCACGATCATGGGTCACGTTGACCACGGTAAAACGTCACTGCTTGACTACATCCGCCGGACGAAAGTTGCGGCCGGTGAAGCCGGGGGTATCACGCAGCACATTGGCGCGTACAGCGTACAGACCGACGACGGCCGACCCATCACCTTCCTCGATACGCCGGGTCACGAAGCCTTTACGGCCATGCGTGCCCGCGGTGCGAAAGTGACGGACGTGGTTATCATCGTGATTGCCGCCGACGACAGTGTCATGCCGCAGACCCGCGAGGCCATCAACCACGCACAGGTAGCGGGCGTACCCATTGTCTTTGCGTTCTCGAAAGTCGATAAGCCGGGTGCCGATACGGAGCGAATCCGTCAGGAACTCGCGCAGATGAATATGCTCGTGGAAGAGTGGGGCGGTAAGTACCAGACGCAGGAAATCTCGTCGAAATCCGGTCTGGGTATCAACGACCTCCTCGACAAGGTACTGCTCGAAGCCGAACTGCTCGATCTGAAAGCCAACCCGAACAAGCGGGCCGTGGGTACGGTCATCGAAGCCTCCCTCGATAAAGGTCGCGGCTACGTGACGACCATGCTCGTACAGAGCGGTACGCTCCGAATTTCGGACGTCGTGCTGGTGGGTGCCCACTTTGGCCGCATCCGGGCCATGACCGACAGTTTCGGCAAGCGCCTGAAAGAAGCCGGTCCGTCAACGCCGGTGCAGGTGCTCGGTCTGCCGGGTGCTCCGCAGGCAGGTGACCGCTTTAACGTGATGGAAACGGAGCGTGAAGCCCGCGAAATCGCCAACAAACGCGAACAGCTGCTGCGCGAACAGAGCCTGCGTACCCGCAAGCACATTACGCTGGAAGAGATCGGTCGCCGGAAGGCTATCGGAAGCTTCAAGGAGCTGAACGTGATTGTGAAAGGCGACGTGGACGGTTCGGTAGAAGCCCTGTCGGATTCGCTGCTGAAGCTGTCGACCGAAGAAGTACAGGTGAACATCATCCACAAGGCGGTGGGTCAGATTTCCGAATCGGACGTGCTGCTGGCTTCGGCTTCGGATGCTATCGTGCTGGGCTTCCAGGTTCGTCCGTCGGCCAACGCCCGCAAGCTGGCCGAGCAGGAGCAGATCGAAATCCGTCTGTACTCGATTATCTACGACGCCATCAACGAAGTCCGCGACGCTATGGAAGGCCTCCTGGCGCCGACGACGGAAGAAGTCATCGTGGGC
- a CDS encoding SusC/RagA family TonB-linked outer membrane protein yields the protein MKHSLPPSAGPGRVRGLLLTPILLACLIQPTQAFSAIDPPLFRSALTGETQPAIRTITGRVADEKNEPLPGVSVVVKGTTRGSVTDATGRYRLDVPDEGATLVFSFVGYLTKEVAVGTQSSIDISMEADNKQLTEVVVIGYGTARKSDLTGSVASVKADQIMERPAPSLNQALAGRMPGVQVNTNSGRPGGRTTVRIRGFSSINSSNNPLYVVDGVLLPQGNQNQFSSAIDYINPNDIVSIEVLKDASSTAIYGARGANGVILVTTKKGKAGEGTVTYNADFSVNTIGPNRPRVLNAREYLATEELAYKNIAKYDPKGWAAGQYTYLDPIARRKTFSANFPGVFDANLNPLHDTDWFKESTQNKLSQNHQLNFSGGSDRTQYSLSLGYRDDQGLIKTSYLKRYSGRFTIDDQVKKWLKIGGTLSYNTQSENLVDINDAVARQIVEDFPFLPVKYANGQYANNRDYPSAEGTMSSVHRLMGRRYILNTQTLLGSLYANINLAKGLEFKTIVGTNIVTQENNESQTRTLNIGGNGNARTYNQKETFWSLENLLTYNRQIGTDHSIQGLLGVSWQENDFFSMNAQVNNFATDYFGFNNLGAGATNPQVGSNASRFAFNSYFGRANYGYKDKYLVTVTGRADGSSRFGDNHKFAFFPSAALAWRVSEEDFLKSNSLISNLKLRASYGLTGNSEIPTYQSLATLSSTYAAVYNDTRVSGTGINRLANPDLRWEKTAQSDIGLEVSLFQGRVNLEADYYYRKTTDMLLDAPVPQSSGYATIRRNVGSMENKGFEFGVNTVNVNRNGFSWNTSFNLSLNRNKVLTLATPADIFNVGGPNFTNPTNIIRVGEPVGSFWGLTRLGVWSEAEREEAAKFTSYRNNLTILPGDIKYLDVNGDKVINDADRSIIGNGSPKGWGALTNNLRFGNFDATLELQFMYGNDVMLMNLHPSEDRQALANSYTSVLNAWTPQNQNTMIAEIRETRAGYVTNVDTQWIKDGSFLRGRNILLGYTLPSQLASRLKVNRLRFYGTVQNFFLLVDDPIVGDPEVTPTNQGGGNSAFSQGMIWHNYPKPTTYMLGLQVGF from the coding sequence ATGAAACATTCTCTACCTCCTTCGGCCGGGCCTGGCCGTGTCCGGGGCCTGTTGCTTACGCCTATCTTACTGGCCTGTCTTATTCAACCTACACAGGCTTTCTCTGCCATCGATCCCCCGCTTTTCCGCTCCGCTTTGACGGGCGAAACGCAGCCGGCCATCAGAACTATCACCGGTCGGGTGGCGGATGAAAAGAACGAACCTCTGCCGGGCGTCAGTGTCGTGGTCAAAGGGACCACCCGCGGTTCGGTTACGGACGCGACCGGTCGTTACCGGCTTGACGTGCCCGATGAAGGCGCTACGCTCGTGTTCTCGTTTGTCGGCTACCTCACCAAAGAAGTGGCGGTCGGCACGCAGAGCAGCATTGATATTTCCATGGAAGCCGACAATAAGCAGTTGACGGAAGTGGTCGTGATCGGTTACGGTACCGCCCGCAAGTCGGACCTGACCGGCTCGGTAGCCAGCGTGAAGGCGGACCAGATCATGGAACGCCCGGCGCCGTCGCTCAACCAGGCACTGGCGGGCCGCATGCCGGGGGTACAGGTCAATACCAACTCGGGTCGTCCGGGTGGCCGTACCACGGTGCGTATCCGGGGTTTCAGCTCCATCAACTCGTCCAACAACCCGCTTTACGTAGTGGATGGGGTACTCTTGCCGCAGGGTAACCAAAACCAGTTCAGCTCGGCGATTGACTACATCAACCCCAACGACATCGTGTCCATTGAGGTTTTGAAAGATGCATCGTCAACGGCTATTTACGGAGCACGGGGTGCCAACGGGGTTATTCTCGTAACGACCAAAAAAGGTAAGGCCGGCGAGGGTACGGTAACGTACAATGCCGACTTCAGCGTAAACACCATCGGCCCCAACCGTCCGCGGGTGCTCAACGCCCGCGAATATCTGGCTACGGAAGAACTGGCGTACAAAAACATCGCCAAGTATGACCCCAAAGGCTGGGCGGCTGGTCAGTACACCTACCTTGACCCCATTGCCCGCCGGAAAACCTTCAGTGCCAACTTCCCCGGCGTGTTCGATGCTAACCTGAACCCGCTGCACGATACCGACTGGTTTAAGGAATCGACCCAGAACAAACTGTCGCAGAACCACCAGTTGAACTTCAGCGGCGGTAGTGATCGCACCCAGTATTCGCTGTCACTGGGTTATCGCGACGATCAGGGTCTGATCAAGACGTCGTACCTGAAGCGTTACTCGGGTCGTTTCACCATTGACGATCAGGTGAAAAAATGGCTCAAAATCGGTGGTACGTTGAGCTACAACACCCAGTCGGAGAACCTGGTCGACATCAATGACGCCGTAGCCCGGCAGATTGTAGAAGACTTCCCGTTCCTGCCGGTGAAGTACGCCAACGGTCAGTACGCCAACAACCGCGACTACCCCAGCGCCGAAGGAACGATGAGTTCTGTACACCGTCTGATGGGTCGCCGGTATATCCTGAACACGCAGACCCTGCTGGGTAGCCTGTACGCCAACATCAATCTGGCTAAAGGTCTGGAGTTCAAGACCATCGTGGGTACCAACATCGTAACCCAGGAGAACAACGAATCGCAGACGCGGACGCTGAACATTGGTGGCAACGGTAACGCCCGGACGTACAACCAGAAAGAAACGTTCTGGTCGCTGGAAAACCTGTTGACCTATAACCGTCAGATTGGCACCGACCACTCGATCCAGGGCTTGTTAGGGGTTTCATGGCAGGAGAATGATTTCTTCTCGATGAATGCTCAGGTTAACAACTTTGCGACAGACTACTTCGGCTTCAACAACCTGGGAGCGGGTGCCACTAACCCACAAGTTGGTTCAAACGCATCGCGGTTTGCCTTTAACTCGTACTTCGGTCGGGCCAACTATGGCTATAAAGACAAGTACCTCGTTACGGTAACAGGCCGGGCTGACGGATCGTCACGATTCGGGGATAACCACAAGTTTGCCTTCTTCCCATCAGCGGCTTTGGCATGGCGGGTATCCGAAGAGGATTTCCTGAAATCCAACTCGCTCATCTCGAACCTGAAACTGCGGGCCAGCTACGGTCTGACGGGTAACTCCGAAATTCCGACCTACCAGTCACTGGCAACGCTAAGCTCTACCTACGCAGCCGTTTACAACGATACGCGGGTGAGCGGAACGGGTATCAACCGTCTGGCTAACCCCGACCTGCGTTGGGAAAAAACGGCTCAGTCGGACATCGGTCTCGAAGTTAGCCTGTTCCAGGGCCGTGTTAATCTGGAAGCAGATTACTACTACCGCAAGACCACCGACATGCTCCTCGATGCGCCCGTACCGCAGTCAAGCGGCTATGCTACCATCCGCCGGAACGTCGGTTCAATGGAAAACAAAGGGTTTGAGTTTGGTGTGAACACGGTGAACGTCAACCGCAACGGTTTCTCGTGGAATACGTCGTTCAACCTGTCGCTCAACCGCAACAAGGTGTTGACCCTGGCAACGCCGGCTGACATCTTCAACGTAGGTGGTCCGAACTTCACCAACCCGACCAACATCATCCGGGTGGGCGAGCCGGTTGGTTCGTTCTGGGGCCTGACCCGTCTGGGTGTGTGGAGCGAAGCCGAGCGCGAAGAAGCGGCCAAGTTTACCAGCTACCGCAACAACCTGACGATTCTGCCGGGCGACATCAAGTACCTCGACGTGAACGGTGACAAGGTAATCAACGACGCTGACCGCAGCATTATCGGTAACGGTAGCCCGAAAGGCTGGGGTGCCCTGACCAACAACCTGCGTTTTGGCAACTTCGACGCCACGCTCGAACTTCAGTTCATGTACGGCAACGATGTGATGCTGATGAACCTGCACCCCAGCGAAGACCGTCAGGCACTGGCTAACAGCTACACCTCGGTCCTGAACGCCTGGACACCGCAGAACCAGAATACGATGATTGCCGAAATCCGGGAAACGCGTGCTGGTTACGTAACCAACGTAGATACCCAGTGGATCAAAGACGGATCCTTCCTGCGGGGCCGCAACATTCTGTTGGGTTACACGCTGCCCTCGCAGCTGGCGAGCCGCCTGAAAGTAAACCGTCTGCGCTTCTACGGTACGGTTCAGAACTTCTTCCTGTTGGTTGATGATCCCATCGTTGGTGATCCTGAAGTGACGCCGACCAACCAGGGTGGTGGTAACAGTGCCTTCTCGCAGGGTATGATCTGGCACAATTATCCGAAGCCAACAACCTACATGCTCGGCCTGCAGGTTGGTTTCTAA
- a CDS encoding ribosome maturation factor RimP: MEKGEVRSPFLLLYGMEVKEKVTELLQPYLNEDQYFIVDIQVSPSRNRSKIAILLDSDTGISIEECAAISRKLGNQLEEIDLFNGAAFILEVSSPGIGEPLTLNRQYRKNIGREVAVMLHGGEIRKGVLEDVNEERIVISETPARKPKKNDPPAGPVEIPFADIKKTTIQVSFK; this comes from the coding sequence TTGGAAAAGGGGGAAGTTCGTTCCCCTTTTTTGTTACTATACGGTATGGAAGTTAAAGAAAAAGTCACTGAGTTACTTCAGCCATATCTGAACGAAGATCAGTATTTTATCGTTGATATACAGGTATCTCCCTCCCGTAACCGCTCAAAAATTGCCATTTTGCTGGATAGTGATACCGGTATCTCCATCGAGGAATGCGCTGCGATCAGTCGTAAACTGGGTAACCAGCTGGAAGAAATAGACCTGTTCAACGGGGCCGCTTTTATTCTCGAAGTGTCCTCGCCGGGCATCGGCGAACCGCTGACGCTCAACCGGCAGTACCGGAAGAACATCGGGCGGGAAGTCGCCGTGATGCTCCACGGTGGCGAAATTCGCAAAGGTGTACTGGAAGATGTCAATGAAGAGCGGATCGTCATCAGCGAAACGCCCGCCCGCAAGCCGAAGAAAAACGACCCGCCCGCCGGCCCCGTCGAAATACCGTTTGCGGACATTAAAAAAACCACGATACAAGTATCATTTAAATAG